TGATTAATTGGCTTCGAATGCAGACATAGGCTATAGTCTCATTTAGGAGGGATAAAAAAATGAAGGCAGAGCGAGATGTAATCAAGGTAGGTATTGTTACGGAACATCATAAGCTGGTCGGTAATATCCATATTGTTCCGGGTGGCAGGATAACTGATTTTCTTTCCTCCCGGGCAGGGGGAAATTTCATACCTATTACTGATGTGAAGGTATTCTCAGTCGGAGATGAAAAATTACTTATGGAGACCGATTTTTTAACTGTGAATACGAACTTTATTGTCTTGCTTTATCCTATGGGTAAAGATAGAGCATCCAAGGAGGGTTTTAAGAAAGATGCTTAAAATAGCTGTTATACCGGGTGACGGTACAGGGCCAGAAGTAGTTAGGGAAGGCTTAAAGGTATTAAAGGAAGTTGCAAAAAAATACAATATAAGCTATGAGACTAAAACCTTTCCTTTTGGCGGAGAATATTATCTCAAGAATAAGGTTCCCATGCCTGGCGATGCACTCGAGGAATTAAAGCAATTTTCATGCATATTTTTAGGCGCCATTGGTCATCCCAAGGTAAAACCAGGAATTCTAGAATTAGGAATTTTGTTAAAAATCAGATTCGGTCTAGATCAGTATATAAATTTAAGGCCGATTAAATTGTTTGATGAGAGATTTTGTCCTTTAAAAGATAAAACTAGCAAGGATGTTGATTTTGTAGTTGTAAGGGAAAATTCAGAAGGCCTATATAAAGGTATGGGCGATTTTACTGACAAGGGCACAAAGCAGGAGATTGCAAGGCAGATTTCTTATAATACGCGTAAAGGCGTAGAACGTTGTATTCGTTATGCCTTTGAATTTACGAAAAAACGCAACAAAAACAAGAGGCTCACGCTTTGCGGTAAAACTAATGTTCTCACATATGCCTGGGATTTATGGGAGAGAACGTTTCAGGAGATCGCTGGAGAATATCCAGATGTTTCGACTGATTATGCCCATGTTGATGCTACCTGTATGTGGATGGTAAAGAATCCAGAATGGTTTGACGTAATTGTTACTGATAATATGTTCGGAGACATAATTACAGATTTGGGTGCTATGGTTCAAGGCGGTATGGGCATTGCAGCAGGCGGAAATATTAGTCCTAGCGGCGTATCAATGTTTGAGCCTATCGGAGGTTCTGCTCCAAAATATACGGGAAAAGATGTAATCAATCCCTTGGCAGCAATTTGTGCTTTATCCATGATGCTAGAGGAGGCAGGTCAGGGCAAGGCAGCAGAGACAGTAGAAAATGCTGTAATTAAGGTTGTGCGCACGAAACTAAAATCGCTCTCAGCTGGTAAGATGGGGTACTCAACGAGTGAAGTAGGCGATTTAGTAGTAGAAAATTTATAATTATTTAGCGGATAGTAAAATGAAGATGAATAAAAAGAGTAAATACAATGTAGCTGTTGTTGGTGTTGGTGTTGTGGGTATTGAAATGTTACGCTGTTTAAAACAGCGCGCGTTCCCAATAAATGAGTTACGTATATTTGCGCGCTCTGCTCGAGAAATTAGCGTAGACAATCATATTTACAAGGTAGGGGCAGTTAGTCCGGAAGGTTTCCAGAATATAGATATAGTATTTTTTGCCGGAACAGAGGGAGAGAAGGGCGCTGCAGTAACTTTTGCGCCTGAGGCAGTTCGATGCGGTGCAGTAGTTATTGATAATGGCGCTGATTTTCGTCTTAAAAAGACAGTGCCATTAGTTGTTCCTGAGGTGAATCCTAAGGATGTAGCCAGACATAAGGGTATTATTGCCAATCCAAACTGCTCTACTATTCAAATGGTAGTAGCAATTTGGCCGATAAAAAAGAGCGTAGGATTAAAAAGGATAATA
This window of the Candidatus Omnitrophota bacterium genome carries:
- a CDS encoding 3-isopropylmalate dehydrogenase — encoded protein: MLKIAVIPGDGTGPEVVREGLKVLKEVAKKYNISYETKTFPFGGEYYLKNKVPMPGDALEELKQFSCIFLGAIGHPKVKPGILELGILLKIRFGLDQYINLRPIKLFDERFCPLKDKTSKDVDFVVVRENSEGLYKGMGDFTDKGTKQEIARQISYNTRKGVERCIRYAFEFTKKRNKNKRLTLCGKTNVLTYAWDLWERTFQEIAGEYPDVSTDYAHVDATCMWMVKNPEWFDVIVTDNMFGDIITDLGAMVQGGMGIAAGGNISPSGVSMFEPIGGSAPKYTGKDVINPLAAICALSMMLEEAGQGKAAETVENAVIKVVRTKLKSLSAGKMGYSTSEVGDLVVENL